The following coding sequences lie in one Candidatus Bathyarchaeota archaeon genomic window:
- a CDS encoding TRAM domain-containing protein, whose protein sequence is MQYGKSGRRGGSNFGPGRFPPKPVEIGKEYDVEILEISRRGEGIARIKGLVCFVPNTKQGDHVRIRITSISRRFAEAEAVGEAEEKPVEAETEAVTEEIETTETAEAEAVEEAEEKPAEAETEVDTEESETVETTAEGESTEEETE, encoded by the coding sequence ATGCAGTATGGAAAGAGTGGAAGAAGAGGCGGCAGTAACTTCGGTCCTGGACGTTTTCCTCCGAAACCAGTTGAAATAGGAAAAGAGTATGACGTTGAAATCCTAGAGATTAGTCGCCGAGGCGAAGGAATAGCGCGAATCAAAGGTTTAGTATGCTTCGTGCCAAACACGAAACAGGGTGACCATGTGAGAATACGCATAACCAGTATAAGCAGAAGATTTGCTGAAGCAGAGGCAGTCGGAGAGGCAGAAGAGAAACCTGTCGAGGCAGAGACAGAGGCAGTTACAGAGGAAATTGAAACAACAGAGACCGCTGAAGCAGAAGCGGTTGAAGAAGCAGAAGAGAAACCTGCAGAGGCAGAGACAGAGGTAGATACAGAGGAAAGCGAAACAGTTGAGACAACTGCAGAAGGCGAATCCACGGAAGAAGAAACCGAATAA
- the tdh gene encoding L-threonine 3-dehydrogenase, producing MYAVVKTKRAPGAEVTTVNIPKIERSEVLVKVKIASICGTDVHIWDWNKWAQERMRKIPLIFGHEFCGEVVDVGVDVTSVKLGDFVSAETHIVDGTCYQCQTDRMHVCRHMEILGVDRDGVFAEYVALPERNAWKNDPKLDPAVASIQEPLGNAVQTALPKDNIEDIAGKNVAVLGCGPIGLMAIAVVKTLGAAKIFATAGGLNKMRMDLATKMGADLVLSAREEGENIPQRILTETDGNGVDVALEMSGSPMALKQAFEILTPGGRVSLLGLFDTSVMFDFNDAMIFKAATVYGISGRRMFQTWHQVKGLLSNSEFRNKIASIISHKLAMEDVEEGIELINSKKAAKIILEPKW from the coding sequence ATGTATGCTGTTGTTAAGACAAAACGAGCACCTGGCGCAGAAGTCACTACTGTGAACATTCCGAAGATTGAAAGAAGCGAAGTTCTTGTAAAAGTTAAAATCGCTTCAATATGTGGCACAGATGTTCATATTTGGGATTGGAATAAGTGGGCACAGGAACGAATGAGGAAAATCCCATTAATATTTGGACACGAGTTTTGCGGTGAGGTTGTAGATGTAGGCGTAGATGTAACCAGTGTAAAGCTTGGCGACTTTGTATCTGCAGAGACACACATAGTAGATGGCACTTGCTATCAATGTCAAACCGACCGCATGCACGTTTGTCGACATATGGAAATATTAGGTGTTGACAGAGACGGCGTATTTGCGGAGTACGTTGCCTTACCCGAGAGAAACGCGTGGAAAAACGACCCGAAACTTGATCCAGCAGTTGCATCCATCCAGGAACCCTTGGGAAACGCCGTTCAAACAGCCTTGCCGAAGGACAATATTGAAGACATTGCTGGAAAAAACGTGGCTGTCTTAGGCTGCGGCCCAATCGGATTGATGGCTATTGCTGTCGTTAAGACGTTGGGCGCGGCAAAAATTTTCGCCACTGCAGGTGGCTTAAACAAAATGCGCATGGATTTAGCCACGAAAATGGGGGCAGACTTGGTTCTTAGCGCCAGAGAGGAAGGCGAGAACATTCCTCAGAGAATACTTACCGAAACCGATGGAAACGGCGTCGATGTTGCTTTAGAAATGTCAGGATCTCCGATGGCTTTGAAGCAAGCCTTCGAGATACTAACGCCTGGTGGAAGAGTTTCCTTGCTAGGACTCTTCGATACATCAGTCATGTTTGATTTCAACGATGCCATGATATTCAAGGCGGCAACGGTGTATGGCATTTCTGGCAGACGCATGTTCCAAACTTGGCATCAAGTCAAGGGTTTACTCTCTAATTCAGAGTTTAGAAATAAGATTGCGTCCATAATTTCGCACAAACTTGCCATGGAGGATGTAGAGGAAGGCATCGAGTTAATTAACTCAAAAAAAGCCGCGAAGATTATCTTAGAGCCTAAATGGTAA
- a CDS encoding PH domain-containing protein translates to MVVETEFGADVELKTLYQVYLAIVLLGGFLWWMIPVVAFIMLSWIEAGIMIAFSFFVPILVAVAITLYWIPKFHSSICYVLEDDKIAISRGVWWKTESFVPYNRITNVSLYQGPISRHFGLGKLSIQTAGFSGTSSSGGKAAEAVIFGIKNFEEVKDVVMKFVKGMKPEAVKAEAEVKPVKDIDQQILAELRKIRKSLEK, encoded by the coding sequence GTGGTTGTTGAAACGGAATTCGGGGCAGATGTTGAGCTGAAGACGCTTTATCAGGTTTATCTTGCGATCGTGTTATTAGGCGGTTTTCTTTGGTGGATGATCCCGGTTGTTGCGTTCATCATGCTTTCATGGATAGAAGCTGGAATTATGATTGCCTTTTCATTCTTTGTTCCTATTCTTGTTGCTGTTGCAATCACGTTGTATTGGATTCCCAAGTTTCATTCTTCAATATGCTATGTTTTGGAAGATGACAAGATCGCGATTTCAAGAGGGGTATGGTGGAAAACTGAGAGTTTTGTGCCTTACAATCGTATAACTAACGTTAGCCTCTACCAAGGCCCAATTTCTAGGCATTTTGGATTAGGCAAACTCTCAATTCAAACTGCGGGTTTCTCGGGAACAAGTAGCAGTGGTGGAAAAGCTGCAGAAGCAGTTATCTTTGGAATAAAGAATTTCGAAGAGGTAAAAGATGTTGTAATGAAATTTGTTAAAGGAATGAAGCCTGAAGCAGTTAAGGCAGAAGCTGAAGTCAAACCTGTAAAAGACATAGACCAGCAGATACTTGCAGAACTGCGCAAGATAAGAAAGTCACTAGAGAAATAG
- a CDS encoding SEC-C domain-containing protein, giving the protein MSCCGSKKAKPEPDDPCNCGSGKKYKECCGE; this is encoded by the coding sequence ATGTCTTGTTGTGGATCTAAAAAAGCAAAACCCGAACCTGACGATCCATGTAATTGTGGAAGCGGAAAGAAGTATAAAGAATGTTGCGGAGAATAA
- a CDS encoding radical SAM protein, whose product MGKCQICNTRSPLISAQLGICLNCIRLKPEKALQKSSQIHAETRQAFNLPAKPPQTPNGIQCGQCANKCKIAEGQKGYCGLVENQEGKLRRHGGTREKGILQWYYDPLPTNCVSWWFCPGCTGAGYPKYAYKPKAEIGYSNLAVFYGSCSTDCLFCQNWHYRNLAQKRKPTISAQQLASKVNGKTSCICFFGGDPSTQMPHALKTSQTALREASDKNKILRICWETNGRMLPNYAQQAAELSLKSGGNMKFDLKTWNENLNKVLCGTSNKATLENFQKIGKKYYNQRPELPILTASTLLIPGYVDTQEVEGIAKFIAEISPQIPYTLLAFYPAYILNDLPTTSRKHAHNCYITAKKHLNNVRIGNIHLLS is encoded by the coding sequence TTGGGCAAATGCCAAATCTGTAACACTCGCTCACCTTTAATTTCAGCTCAATTAGGCATTTGCCTAAACTGCATCCGTTTAAAACCAGAAAAAGCTTTACAAAAAAGCAGCCAAATCCACGCCGAAACCCGACAAGCCTTCAATTTACCGGCAAAACCGCCACAAACACCCAACGGCATTCAATGCGGCCAATGCGCCAACAAATGCAAAATAGCCGAAGGACAGAAAGGATATTGCGGTCTTGTGGAAAACCAAGAAGGCAAGCTAAGACGCCACGGCGGAACACGCGAAAAGGGCATACTACAATGGTACTACGACCCGCTGCCGACAAACTGCGTCTCATGGTGGTTCTGTCCAGGATGCACAGGTGCGGGCTATCCAAAATACGCCTACAAACCAAAAGCAGAAATAGGCTACTCGAACCTCGCTGTTTTCTACGGCAGCTGCAGCACAGACTGCCTCTTCTGCCAAAACTGGCACTACCGCAACCTAGCCCAAAAACGCAAACCCACAATTTCAGCCCAACAGCTAGCATCAAAAGTTAATGGAAAAACATCATGTATCTGTTTCTTTGGAGGCGACCCGTCTACCCAAATGCCCCACGCCCTAAAGACCAGCCAAACTGCCCTAAGAGAAGCTTCAGACAAAAACAAGATACTACGTATCTGTTGGGAAACAAACGGTCGAATGCTCCCAAACTATGCACAACAAGCCGCAGAGCTTTCGCTGAAAAGCGGCGGAAACATGAAATTCGACCTAAAAACATGGAACGAAAACCTCAACAAAGTGCTGTGCGGAACATCAAACAAAGCAACTCTCGAAAACTTCCAAAAAATAGGCAAAAAATACTATAATCAAAGACCGGAACTCCCTATTCTGACCGCTAGCACCCTGCTAATACCCGGCTACGTGGACACCCAAGAAGTTGAAGGCATTGCCAAATTTATTGCAGAGATAAGCCCCCAAATTCCTTACACACTTCTAGCTTTCTATCCAGCATACATACTAAACGATTTGCCAACCACAAGCAGAAAACACGCCCACAACTGCTACATCACCGCGAAAAAACACTTAAATAACGTAAGAATAGGCAACATACACCTACTTTCGTAG
- a CDS encoding 2,3-bisphosphoglycerate-independent phosphoglycerate mutase, whose translation MKVVLIIADGMADVPLKELNAKTPLETAKKPSLNRVAEFGICGMIDVIAPGIPPGSDTAHLALLGYDVIEVYTGRGALEAIGSEIDILPNDLAFRCNFATVDEELKVIDRRAGRIENDDAAKLTVAIEDSLRADPPQVGGVLFRNTVQHRAILRLSGPNLSVMVSDTDPHKTGVKVSNARPLEGSREAKNTADILNKLTRQFHEALKNHPVNRERKKKGLLPANMILCRGIGQLPEIDPLALLYGIRPAAIAAVPLVKGVCKTAGMRLILAPGATGTYETDVIAKARAAVRALQSYDFVLVHVKATDLASHDGKPEKKIEMIEKVDALVGHIIKNVDMDETFIVVTADHTTSSIKRAHSGEPVPVAIMGPDVRTDYVKEFGERACAKGGLGRIRGQDLMPILVNLLGKAEMAGS comes from the coding sequence ATGAAGGTCGTTCTCATTATCGCAGATGGAATGGCGGATGTTCCCCTCAAAGAACTAAACGCCAAAACCCCGTTAGAAACAGCTAAAAAACCGTCCCTCAATCGGGTAGCAGAGTTTGGCATCTGCGGCATGATAGATGTCATAGCACCAGGCATTCCTCCAGGAAGCGACACAGCTCACCTTGCTCTACTGGGCTACGATGTAATAGAAGTTTACACTGGAAGGGGTGCATTAGAAGCAATTGGCTCAGAAATAGACATTCTTCCAAACGACTTAGCTTTTCGATGCAACTTTGCCACTGTCGACGAGGAGCTCAAGGTAATAGATAGAAGAGCGGGAAGAATAGAGAACGATGATGCAGCGAAGTTGACAGTTGCCATTGAGGATTCACTTCGAGCAGACCCACCCCAAGTAGGTGGCGTGCTGTTTAGAAACACCGTTCAACATCGCGCAATACTGCGCCTCAGCGGACCAAACCTGTCCGTCATGGTTTCTGACACCGATCCCCATAAAACCGGAGTCAAAGTCTCAAATGCTCGTCCCCTTGAAGGAAGTAGAGAAGCAAAAAACACTGCGGACATTCTAAATAAGCTCACACGTCAATTCCACGAAGCGCTGAAAAATCATCCGGTGAACAGAGAAAGAAAGAAGAAAGGATTACTGCCCGCTAACATGATTCTTTGTAGAGGCATTGGACAGCTACCTGAGATTGACCCACTTGCCCTTCTTTATGGAATTCGTCCAGCAGCAATCGCAGCCGTGCCTCTTGTAAAAGGTGTTTGTAAGACTGCTGGGATGCGTTTGATTTTGGCTCCAGGAGCTACGGGAACGTATGAAACTGATGTCATTGCTAAGGCAAGAGCGGCAGTACGGGCTTTGCAATCCTACGATTTTGTGCTTGTTCATGTAAAAGCTACAGATCTTGCAAGTCACGATGGCAAGCCTGAGAAGAAAATAGAGATGATTGAAAAAGTGGATGCGTTGGTTGGTCACATCATAAAAAATGTTGATATGGACGAGACGTTTATTGTGGTGACTGCGGATCATACAACTTCGTCGATAAAGAGGGCGCACAGCGGTGAGCCAGTGCCTGTTGCGATTATGGGACCTGACGTCCGTACAGATTATGTTAAAGAGTTCGGTGAAAGGGCATGTGCAAAAGGAGGACTTGGTCGAATCAGAGGGCAAGACTTGATGCCTATACTTGTCAACTTGCTTGGAAAAGCTGAGATGGCAGGCTCCTAA
- a CDS encoding signal peptidase I: MIRISIRNVLTVTFLLTILSLSLMRIPFAGAESPRASLTGNVYDEGVDKDGDGKFDLLQIGVEFNVSDPGWYDVKVYNLISESYQQLFIEGRSESAYFETGINVVNVSLYGPTIYASSINPLNISEIRLDTTVDYPYIPHTIYNVPLSREYSYTEFDAPFKDVEARFIVYPNGTVTLAGALDYSDMVVSEVNSPNTGPTMQGVIGITKDGGLVVASADYIMEIPPKEASEFPFNSTIVSILETYSEGNVQSELNATMTLPAGIAAEYPFNTTDVAITGTYSDGIFNLQLDFLTALPSYIASTFPFNITDISAVGEYSNNVAQGTITFHMVSGFPLGDINIEFQGNQTDLNLMSDITFIYDVMSFELPLPFPQFPLNKTTLDEWLLEINSTLPETGPHSLYNMTMGLFECTQFTTTPTYGTTSADVTFNATVHGNFIKALAFIMSGPAQNMMLCPLLNATLSSVDTLSFQVAYTVSSKQVSLSLTFAYDLRSLVEYLAAPEARYFAVAGMSMDPTLLVGDIVRVESIADPSQIVANNETGDIIAFYKPSDPNVIVVHRAVDKFFNTTTGEWYFKTKGDNNPSPDPWLVPHTSLIGKVVTCIPYIGNLMLYPPIPSMYIPPMSIPPEIPLQLLNHTFSMLKDASVKLEYSSTNKEFQVNLTATSNLSEYWDEIAALLPDVAPLEIKPFVELLLNTTYCSMESYNESMSYQNGIVHFESTYVIEGDLTAEINHIKQVMMNLLKIMTGVESLPWQLVFLNQTTIDINKLQMNFNYGNTSLTVDFDDLTLTPPIDPVDSDPTQFKLERFFNLTADYPFPSSGEQLKLIVEGGNNVTHAVTLISTGSVPTPNETGPNNSYMIWYNESISNIKDLIFKIEPQTYTARVLVVDQVGDPVQNVTVEVYWPNGTLYMSLTTDDFGYTTTFAVDYAYMPYGEYNITATYLEVSTTKSLIVSYSGVYTINLSIEGSQTTGTITNPETVNATNPFIIDAMNKTSSKLIITEIDKPVEIAIRNVTTLPENVEPPPGTLKALSNYVEIIANETDVAVNATIRIYYTLEQLSELGLDESSLQIHYWNATEGKWIPVESHINTDEHYVWAVVNHFSIWALFGQPSPFWTQIWFLASITCVIVAIVAIVVIFAIKKKKKPPPKKTEQ; encoded by the coding sequence ATGATAAGAATATCCATACGGAATGTGCTCACTGTCACGTTTCTTCTTACGATTCTGTCATTGTCGTTGATGCGGATACCCTTTGCAGGCGCTGAGAGCCCAAGAGCCAGCCTTACTGGCAATGTTTATGATGAGGGAGTGGACAAGGACGGCGATGGGAAATTCGACCTTTTGCAAATAGGAGTGGAGTTTAATGTTAGCGATCCGGGTTGGTATGATGTCAAAGTGTACAACCTAATAAGTGAGAGCTATCAGCAATTATTTATCGAGGGCCGCTCGGAATCTGCCTATTTCGAAACGGGCATAAATGTTGTTAACGTTAGTCTCTACGGACCCACAATCTACGCTTCAAGCATTAACCCGTTGAACATTTCTGAGATAAGGTTGGACACCACAGTAGATTATCCATACATTCCTCACACCATATATAATGTACCGCTTTCAAGAGAATACTCATATACCGAGTTTGACGCTCCCTTTAAGGACGTAGAAGCAAGGTTCATCGTCTATCCAAATGGCACCGTAACGTTAGCAGGAGCGTTAGATTACTCTGACATGGTTGTGTCAGAAGTCAACAGTCCGAACACTGGTCCCACAATGCAAGGAGTAATAGGAATCACCAAAGACGGCGGCTTAGTAGTGGCATCAGCAGACTACATTATGGAAATTCCGCCGAAAGAAGCGTCCGAATTTCCCTTCAACTCAACTATAGTCTCTATCCTTGAAACATATTCTGAAGGGAATGTTCAAAGCGAACTTAATGCTACGATGACTCTGCCCGCCGGAATTGCTGCAGAGTATCCCTTCAACACTACAGATGTTGCAATAACCGGGACGTATTCCGATGGAATTTTCAACCTTCAACTAGATTTCCTGACAGCGTTGCCTTCCTACATTGCTTCAACGTTTCCGTTCAACATTACCGACATTTCCGCAGTCGGAGAATACTCTAACAATGTAGCTCAAGGAACGATCACGTTTCACATGGTATCAGGGTTTCCATTAGGCGACATAAACATAGAGTTTCAGGGAAACCAAACCGACCTAAACCTGATGAGTGATATCACTTTCATTTATGATGTCATGTCCTTTGAGTTACCTCTGCCTTTCCCACAATTCCCCCTCAACAAGACAACGCTAGACGAATGGCTTCTAGAAATAAACAGCACCCTTCCAGAAACAGGTCCACACTCCTTATACAATATGACAATGGGCTTGTTTGAATGCACTCAGTTCACCACAACCCCAACCTATGGAACCACCAGCGCAGATGTAACATTCAACGCGACCGTACATGGCAACTTTATCAAGGCATTGGCGTTCATTATGTCAGGACCTGCCCAAAACATGATGCTATGTCCGTTGTTAAACGCAACTCTGTCCTCCGTTGATACCCTCTCTTTCCAAGTGGCATACACAGTCAGTTCAAAACAAGTTTCTTTATCGTTAACATTCGCCTATGATCTAAGATCATTAGTAGAATACCTTGCTGCGCCAGAGGCCAGATACTTTGCAGTAGCTGGTATGTCTATGGACCCCACTCTGCTGGTTGGCGACATAGTACGAGTTGAAAGCATTGCAGACCCAAGTCAAATCGTAGCTAACAATGAAACTGGTGACATCATCGCATTCTACAAACCGTCAGATCCGAACGTCATAGTTGTACATAGAGCAGTAGACAAATTCTTCAACACTACTACAGGCGAGTGGTATTTCAAGACGAAAGGAGACAACAACCCAAGTCCAGATCCTTGGCTGGTTCCACATACGAGTTTGATAGGAAAGGTTGTAACATGTATACCTTATATCGGAAACCTCATGTTATACCCGCCGATTCCATCTATGTATATTCCACCAATGTCCATCCCTCCAGAGATCCCCTTACAATTGTTAAATCATACGTTTTCAATGCTAAAAGACGCTTCAGTCAAGCTCGAATACTCGAGTACAAACAAGGAATTTCAGGTAAACCTAACTGCTACCTCAAACTTGTCAGAGTATTGGGATGAGATCGCTGCTCTATTGCCGGACGTGGCACCCCTAGAGATCAAACCTTTCGTAGAGTTGCTACTAAACACGACATATTGCTCAATGGAATCCTACAATGAGTCGATGTCTTACCAAAACGGCATAGTGCATTTCGAATCAACATATGTGATCGAGGGAGATCTCACCGCTGAAATCAACCACATAAAACAAGTCATGATGAATCTCCTTAAAATAATGACTGGAGTAGAGTCGCTACCTTGGCAGCTAGTATTCCTCAACCAAACAACGATCGACATCAACAAACTCCAGATGAACTTCAACTATGGCAACACGTCTCTTACAGTCGATTTTGACGACTTAACTCTAACGCCGCCAATAGACCCCGTTGATTCCGACCCCACTCAATTCAAACTTGAACGCTTCTTCAACCTCACAGCTGATTATCCATTCCCAAGTTCAGGAGAACAGCTTAAACTGATAGTTGAGGGAGGAAACAATGTTACCCATGCTGTCACTTTAATCAGCACTGGAAGCGTACCGACGCCTAATGAAACAGGTCCTAACAACAGCTACATGATTTGGTATAACGAATCAATCAGCAACATCAAAGATTTAATATTCAAAATTGAACCGCAAACATACACTGCAAGAGTACTTGTAGTTGATCAAGTGGGCGACCCCGTACAAAATGTAACTGTGGAAGTGTATTGGCCAAACGGAACACTCTATATGTCGCTAACAACCGACGACTTCGGATATACAACGACTTTTGCTGTAGACTATGCATACATGCCCTACGGAGAATACAACATCACGGCTACTTACCTGGAGGTCTCGACAACAAAATCCCTAATCGTCAGTTACAGCGGAGTCTATACCATAAATCTATCAATAGAGGGCTCTCAAACAACTGGGACCATTACTAATCCAGAGACTGTTAACGCTACAAACCCATTCATAATTGATGCCATGAATAAAACTTCGTCTAAACTCATAATCACCGAGATCGACAAGCCTGTCGAAATAGCCATAAGAAATGTAACAACCTTACCGGAAAATGTGGAACCCCCACCAGGTACGCTCAAGGCTTTAAGTAACTATGTAGAAATCATTGCCAACGAAACAGACGTCGCTGTAAATGCCACCATACGCATATACTATACGCTTGAGCAACTGTCCGAATTAGGGCTGGACGAAAGCTCATTGCAGATCCATTATTGGAACGCCACGGAAGGCAAGTGGATTCCAGTTGAAAGTCACATAAACACAGACGAGCATTATGTGTGGGCTGTTGTCAACCACTTCAGCATATGGGCTCTCTTTGGACAACCATCACCATTCTGGACTCAAATCTGGTTCCTAGCTTCGATAACTTGCGTCATTGTAGCTATCGTTGCGATTGTCGTCATCTTTGCCATAAAAAAGAAAAAGAAACCCCCGCCGAAGAAAACTGAGCAATAG
- a CDS encoding ATP-NAD kinase family protein has protein sequence MKLGFLINPIAGMGGKVGLKGTDGVFEKAVEMGAKPIAPERGMEFLKKLKELGLNQRIQLVTCPATMGEEVIHSTSLEADILPMKITARTTAEDTKKAVRLMAECKVNLILFVGGDGTARDVLDALSGLDSVPVLGIPSGVKMYSGIFAINPEDAAYIIEAFLKQETQLADFEIMDADEAVIRSDRFNIRLYGFLKGPFLPMRIQGSKQVSPETLDEHENQLAVARFIVEEIGPEATCILGPGTTIKCVADFLGVEKTLLGVDIYHKGRVVKDVNERILMKEIDDWQSTWIVVSPIGRQGILFGRGNQQISPRIIRLVEKEKIIVLATRSKIRSIEGGVLRVDTGDAQVDKMLRGYIKVATDYREWRLLRIR, from the coding sequence TTGAAGCTCGGCTTTCTTATAAACCCCATTGCGGGCATGGGTGGAAAAGTCGGATTAAAAGGGACAGATGGCGTCTTCGAAAAAGCCGTTGAGATGGGAGCGAAACCTATTGCCCCTGAAAGAGGAATGGAGTTTTTGAAAAAACTGAAAGAACTTGGACTAAATCAGAGAATCCAATTAGTAACATGCCCAGCCACAATGGGCGAAGAAGTGATTCATTCTACGAGTCTGGAAGCTGACATATTGCCAATGAAAATAACAGCCAGAACAACAGCAGAAGACACCAAAAAGGCGGTAAGGTTGATGGCTGAGTGCAAGGTCAACCTCATTCTATTTGTAGGTGGCGATGGCACGGCAAGAGACGTTCTAGACGCGTTATCCGGTTTAGACTCCGTACCAGTTCTGGGTATTCCGTCTGGCGTAAAAATGTATAGCGGGATATTTGCCATCAATCCTGAAGATGCAGCCTACATCATTGAGGCCTTTCTTAAACAAGAAACCCAACTCGCAGACTTTGAGATAATGGACGCAGATGAGGCAGTCATCAGAAGTGACCGTTTCAACATTCGTCTCTATGGCTTTCTAAAAGGGCCTTTCTTGCCTATGCGCATTCAAGGAAGCAAACAGGTATCGCCAGAGACGTTAGATGAGCATGAAAATCAACTGGCTGTCGCTCGTTTCATAGTTGAAGAGATTGGTCCTGAAGCGACATGTATCCTCGGCCCAGGCACCACCATAAAATGTGTAGCGGACTTTCTGGGGGTGGAAAAAACTCTCCTTGGAGTTGACATCTACCACAAAGGCAGAGTGGTAAAGGATGTTAATGAGCGGATATTGATGAAAGAAATAGACGATTGGCAGAGCACGTGGATTGTTGTTTCCCCGATTGGGAGACAAGGAATCTTGTTCGGGCGAGGTAATCAGCAGATTAGTCCGAGAATTATTAGACTTGTTGAAAAAGAGAAGATTATCGTGTTGGCGACCAGAAGCAAAATTCGAAGCATTGAAGGAGGAGTTTTGAGAGTCGACACTGGTGATGCGCAAGTGGATAAGATGCTCAGAGGATACATAAAAGTAGCAACGGACTATCGCGAATGGAGACTATTACGGATCAGATAA
- a CDS encoding deoxyribonuclease yields the protein MISGIGSHEDETARMQGFQFFVLKSKTRERLMVKIAKANREFALAEKINDTGGEK from the coding sequence ATGATTAGCGGCATTGGAAGTCACGAAGACGAAACAGCAAGAATGCAAGGATTTCAATTTTTTGTGCTTAAATCCAAGACCAGAGAAAGATTAATGGTCAAAATAGCCAAGGCCAACAGAGAATTCGCCCTAGCGGAAAAAATAAATGATACGGGAGGAGAAAAATGA
- a CDS encoding DNA-binding protein, with translation MKIKDLTNGLKRVDVEAKVLEKTATREVMSRYKNETLRVATVIISDDTGQIKLTLWNDQIEEVNENDTVKIENGYVTSFRGEIQLNVGKYGQLTVM, from the coding sequence ATGAAAATAAAGGATTTAACAAATGGATTGAAGCGAGTAGACGTGGAAGCAAAAGTCCTTGAAAAAACCGCAACGCGCGAAGTCATGTCTAGATACAAAAACGAAACATTACGCGTAGCAACGGTGATTATAAGCGACGACACTGGACAAATAAAACTAACATTATGGAACGACCAAATCGAAGAAGTCAACGAAAACGACACAGTTAAAATCGAAAATGGCTACGTAACCTCGTTCCGCGGAGAAATCCAACTCAACGTCGGTAAATATGGACAATTAACGGTGATGTAA